A single genomic interval of Metamycoplasma salivarium harbors:
- a CDS encoding DUF5677 domain-containing protein has translation MAFLEKFSDNFLRNEVKYYLEPKRKDDPNVILKENVIFNYVKCVEKAYYDFLNKNDKKLVSYPIDDKNLLKEMIIQVTEKHASRIKGLNDYDRIQLQDSNRYKQELCENIVRELIVNKHIGQISKNISFFNPFVSKIIMVVNLLHKLYKDQYKQIKDDDKLNAVGNVFLRITEQMKSCCLLVDNALLNDAITIWRSLFESELTLTVLIYQPLKISEAYLRFIAFQNLDNPYIFDDEERKEVEEDLENIMKHYKITNRKKDFIHYGWLMFLSDFEEKNCKLNLKDGLLPIAESYIKYEQYESASKVSHSAYFARSLSYKESTKFVLNLLYYSFANVTNAMKYYFERYIKNFNSDALIEILINLKILRDMLDKLD, from the coding sequence TTGGCTTTCTTAGAAAAATTTTCGGATAATTTTTTAAGAAATGAAGTCAAATACTACTTAGAGCCAAAAAGAAAAGATGACCCTAATGTAATATTGAAGGAAAATGTAATCTTTAATTATGTTAAATGTGTTGAAAAAGCATATTATGACTTTCTTAACAAAAATGATAAAAAATTAGTTTCTTATCCAATAGATGATAAAAATCTATTGAAAGAAATGATTATACAAGTTACCGAAAAACATGCATCTAGAATAAAAGGTCTAAATGATTATGATCGCATTCAATTGCAAGATAGTAATAGATATAAACAAGAACTTTGCGAAAATATTGTAAGGGAATTAATTGTTAATAAACATATTGGTCAAATTTCAAAAAATATAAGTTTCTTTAATCCATTTGTTTCAAAAATTATAATGGTAGTTAACCTTTTGCATAAATTATATAAAGATCAATATAAACAAATTAAGGATGATGACAAATTAAATGCAGTCGGTAATGTATTTTTAAGAATTACCGAACAAATGAAATCGTGTTGTTTACTTGTAGATAATGCCTTATTAAACGATGCAATTACAATTTGAAGAAGCTTATTTGAATCAGAACTTACACTAACAGTATTAATTTATCAACCTTTAAAAATTAGTGAAGCATATCTTAGATTTATAGCTTTTCAAAATTTAGATAATCCTTACATTTTTGATGATGAAGAAAGAAAAGAAGTAGAAGAAGATTTGGAAAATATAATGAAACATTATAAGATTACAAATCGCAAAAAGGATTTTATTCATTATGGTTGACTTATGTTTTTAAGCGACTTTGAAGAAAAAAATTGCAAGCTAAATTTAAAAGATGGCTTGCTACCAATTGCAGAAAGTTACATTAAATATGAGCAATATGAATCAGCTAGCAAAGTATCTCATTCTGCATATTTTGCTAGATCTTTATCCTATAAAGAATCTACAAAATTTGTTTTAAATTTATTATATTATTCATTTGCAAATGTAACTAATGCAATGAAATATTATTTTGAAAGATATATAAAAAACTTTAATAGTGATGCATTAATAGAAATTCTAATTAATTTAAAAATTTTGAGAGATATGCTTGATAAATTAGATTAA
- a CDS encoding ABC transporter substrate-binding protein, protein MKKNLFLISSLVLTTFPIVGLVSCKPLKQQKFTFTDMTNSIVSIKKPSKIAIPSRAAFDMMVAFELSDYIDGVYKNSLTNPWVSKIFPKAKDFYSYSYNPTIETFLKRNVDLVITPENSMRQNLNSKGLDAFTISQYHHPEYTKKDIFTFPNILKKVFSDNKSVITKIDNFIEQTNVIINEITSKLANVNANGKLFYWRSDKKSNQAVTENDFSFVSYSAKLLKTKFVGLDYKNEKISDEELIKQNPDTFIFGGQYQNENIEKFKTNAKFAGLKAIKENRLFNLPLGFVMFEQLGVEIPIYLAHLANILYPKVFNFDIRKMIKDCYKYYFNYSLTSNEIELMLLGKTN, encoded by the coding sequence ATGAAGAAAAATTTATTTTTAATTTCTAGTTTAGTTTTAACTACATTTCCAATAGTTGGTTTGGTTAGTTGTAAACCACTTAAACAACAAAAATTTACTTTTACAGATATGACTAATTCAATAGTATCTATTAAGAAACCAAGCAAGATAGCAATTCCTTCAAGAGCGGCATTTGATATGATGGTTGCTTTTGAACTTAGTGATTATATTGACGGTGTGTACAAAAATAGTTTAACAAACCCATGAGTTAGCAAAATATTTCCAAAAGCAAAAGATTTTTATTCATATAGTTACAATCCAACTATTGAAACATTTTTAAAGAGAAATGTTGATTTAGTAATTACACCCGAAAATTCGATGCGTCAAAATCTAAATTCTAAAGGTTTGGATGCTTTTACAATTAGTCAATATCATCATCCTGAATATACGAAAAAAGACATTTTTACTTTTCCTAATATTTTAAAAAAAGTGTTTAGTGATAACAAAAGTGTTATTACAAAAATTGATAATTTCATTGAGCAAACTAATGTAATTATTAATGAAATAACTTCGAAATTAGCAAATGTAAATGCTAATGGTAAGTTGTTTTATTGAAGAAGCGATAAAAAAAGCAATCAAGCAGTCACGGAAAATGATTTTTCATTTGTTAGTTATTCTGCCAAACTTTTAAAAACAAAATTTGTTGGATTAGATTATAAAAATGAAAAAATATCTGATGAAGAACTAATTAAACAAAATCCTGACACTTTTATTTTTGGTGGTCAATATCAAAATGAAAATATTGAAAAATTTAAGACTAATGCAAAATTTGCTGGGTTAAAAGCAATAAAAGAAAATAGATTATTTAATTTACCATTAGGATTTGTTATGTTTGAACAATTAGGAGTTGAAATTCCTATTTATTTAGCACATTTGGCAAACATTTTATATCCAAAAGTTTTTAACTTTGATATTAGAAAAATGATTAAAGATTGTTATAAATATTATTTTAATTATTCATTAACTTCAAACGAAATTGAACTAATGTTGTTAGGAAAAACTAATTAA
- a CDS encoding FecCD family ABC transporter permease encodes MKKSRKLYAFIFAISIVVTILIFFLSLIIGRYVISLKTFFAILSGNNTSLDYQNAYSVIVYIRLPRSLIAMLVGVSLSLAGLIYQQLFKNKLASPNVLGISSGASVGAAICIYLGMSGIFGGIVITLVSFAFGMATVLLVVAMSKVFRTKSSVSLILAGIIVSGLMSSILSIIKTISNPDSTLPQIVYWLMGSFSKANMNQFWILLPIVVICTIILIIIRWRINLVALGRIVSMSKGLNYTFYKWLLIFIGAMLISASVAVSGNVSWVGLIIPNILTMIFKNDNRKTIIFSIPIGASFMILVDILSRSITPDEIPLSGITGVIGLITIIIFFILKFRKGHKNA; translated from the coding sequence ATGAAAAAATCTCGGAAGTTATATGCCTTTATTTTTGCTATCTCAATTGTTGTAACAATCTTAATTTTCTTTTTGTCGTTAATTATAGGTAGATATGTTATTTCGCTTAAAACATTTTTTGCAATTTTAAGTGGTAATAATACATCATTAGATTATCAAAATGCATATAGCGTTATTGTATATATCAGACTACCAAGATCGTTAATTGCAATGTTAGTTGGAGTTTCGCTGTCACTTGCAGGATTAATTTATCAACAATTATTTAAAAACAAATTAGCATCACCTAATGTTTTAGGAATTTCTAGTGGAGCAAGTGTTGGTGCTGCAATTTGTATTTATTTAGGTATGTCTGGCATTTTTGGTGGAATTGTAATTACATTAGTGTCATTTGCTTTTGGAATGGCAACAGTTTTACTTGTTGTGGCTATGTCAAAAGTCTTTAGAACTAAATCTTCTGTATCACTAATCTTAGCTGGAATTATTGTTTCAGGATTAATGTCTTCAATTTTAAGTATTATTAAAACAATTTCAAATCCAGATAGTACTTTGCCACAAATAGTTTATTGACTTATGGGTTCATTTAGTAAAGCTAATATGAATCAATTTTGAATTTTATTACCAATTGTTGTAATATGTACAATAATCTTGATTATCATAAGATGAAGAATTAATTTGGTTGCATTAGGAAGAATTGTTTCAATGTCTAAAGGCCTTAATTATACTTTTTATAAATGACTATTAATTTTCATAGGTGCTATGCTAATATCAGCATCGGTTGCAGTTTCAGGGAATGTTTCATGAGTTGGTTTAATTATTCCTAATATTTTAACTATGATTTTTAAAAATGATAATCGTAAAACAATTATATTTTCAATTCCAATTGGTGCATCATTTATGATTTTAGTTGATATTTTATCTAGATCAATTACGCCAGATGAAATTCCATTAAGTGGTATTACTGGAGTTATTGGACTTATTACAATTATTATTTTCTTTATTTTGAAATTTAGAAAAGGACATAAAAATGCTTAA
- a CDS encoding ABC transporter ATP-binding protein — protein sequence MLKVNNLNFSYSKNNEDTLKDISFELDNNKIYVILGLNGCGKTTLLRLLNGFYKPKSGEILINDVNLNKYSIKERSKLFSLVAQTLYIDYFNMTVGNYLELSFINKTKFYENNAKKYLQNIKDMLIKFNIENLLNKQVNELSGGQKQLIEICATLLQDTPIIYFDEPTSALDLKNAENVLSLIKQTSKDKTIILTSHNPNHALYLNCEVILMGKGSIIEIGHAKDIITLEKLKPIYGDKIKYSDLLEYKEISF from the coding sequence ATGCTTAAGGTTAATAATTTAAATTTTAGTTATTCAAAGAACAATGAAGATACATTGAAAGATATATCTTTTGAATTGGATAACAATAAGATATATGTTATTTTAGGATTGAATGGATGCGGTAAAACAACATTATTAAGACTATTAAACGGATTTTATAAACCTAAATCTGGAGAGATTTTAATTAATGATGTAAATCTAAATAAATATTCAATTAAAGAAAGATCTAAATTATTTTCACTTGTAGCTCAAACATTATACATTGATTATTTTAATATGACAGTTGGCAATTACCTTGAGTTAAGTTTTATCAATAAAACCAAATTCTATGAAAATAATGCAAAAAAGTATCTCCAAAATATAAAAGATATGCTAATTAAATTTAATATTGAAAATTTGCTTAATAAACAAGTAAATGAACTTAGCGGCGGTCAAAAACAATTAATTGAAATTTGTGCTACATTATTACAAGATACACCAATTATTTATTTTGATGAACCAACATCAGCCTTAGACTTAAAAAATGCAGAAAATGTCTTGTCTTTAATTAAACAAACATCAAAAGATAAAACTATCATTTTAACTAGTCATAATCCAAATCATGCATTATATTTAAATTGCGAAGTAATATTAATGGGCAAAGGTTCAATTATTGAAATAGGTCATGCAAAAGATATTATTACATTAGAAAAATTAAAACCAATTTATGGAGATAAAATTAAATATAGCGATTTATTAGAATATAAAGAAATTAGTTTTTAA
- a CDS encoding DUF4238 domain-containing protein, with amino-acid sequence MNEPIKHHYIPQFILRNFNKEGNRVCYWNIENNKLEEWSTSSIFMEKNLYRNNDYSDEPTKIERKFSQLENEISQLIKNNILNREVITLTRAEAFKLRNFLFLMSFRIRAKMQQYRDQNFTPDTKEYLSSYVKNENYEKLWLEELNNILDAKSIENVLNADVDSIMKEQAFSFKSFYYLTFVKTKEQNFLLGDVYPTAEIDISLINDSPEKTFLHFLYPITPNLMIILNNVIFKKQYEAINKSMKDIVDIDTIIMRSKIKGNCIFEPIPHYAKPNQYSLDDIFEYHLKQIKNSEVLYINSLILNEAKKGIIFKNKYGIYDSIKYYEALLNIQNSRKNDYRPLLLEILDKNQKNK; translated from the coding sequence ATGAACGAACCAATAAAACACCATTACATACCACAATTCATTTTAAGGAATTTTAATAAAGAAGGCAATAGAGTATGTTATTGAAATATTGAAAATAATAAATTAGAAGAGTGAAGTACCTCTTCTATTTTTATGGAGAAAAATTTGTATAGGAATAATGACTATTCGGATGAACCTACAAAAATTGAAAGAAAATTTAGTCAACTAGAAAATGAAATCTCACAATTAATTAAAAATAATATCTTAAATAGAGAAGTTATTACACTTACACGAGCTGAAGCATTTAAATTAAGAAACTTTTTATTTCTTATGTCATTTCGAATAAGAGCAAAAATGCAACAATACAGAGATCAAAATTTTACTCCTGATACAAAAGAATACTTATCTTCATATGTGAAAAATGAAAACTATGAAAAATTATGATTAGAAGAGTTAAACAATATATTAGATGCTAAATCTATTGAAAATGTTCTTAATGCAGATGTAGACAGTATTATGAAAGAACAAGCATTTTCTTTCAAATCATTTTATTATCTTACATTTGTAAAAACAAAAGAACAAAATTTTTTGTTGGGCGATGTTTATCCTACTGCCGAAATTGATATTTCTCTAATTAATGATAGTCCTGAAAAGACATTCTTACATTTTTTATATCCTATTACACCAAACTTAATGATTATTCTAAATAATGTCATATTTAAAAAGCAATATGAAGCTATAAATAAATCAATGAAAGATATCGTAGATATTGATACAATAATAATGCGGTCAAAAATAAAAGGCAATTGTATATTTGAACCAATACCGCATTATGCAAAACCAAACCAATATTCACTAGATGACATTTTTGAATACCATTTAAAGCAAATCAAAAATAGTGAAGTTCTTTATATAAATTCATTAATTTTGAACGAAGCAAAAAAGGGAATTATTTTTAAAAATAAATATGGAATATATGACTCTATAAAATATTATGAAGCCCTTCTTAATATTCAAAATTCTAGAAAAAATGATTATCGTCCTCTTTTATTAGAAATACTAGATAAAAATCAAAAAAATAAGTAG
- a CDS encoding DHH family phosphoesterase, with protein sequence MNKITITKEKLDLFKQIENKIKQYDNIVIYHHIRPDGDCLGSQFGMKNLILENFPNKKVYAIGDSKNSYPFLDFTMDHIELKPMPSSLAIIVDANFKERLESRIYLDEKIFTDVIRIDHHPNDDDLYASIRWIEPEAPAAAQQVAELAMCLNWKINAKAATYLYLGIYTDSVRLTTNTTIAKTLSIVANLWECNANKNLIHDELAKKTLKDIKINAYVQQNMKISNQVVSFYFDLENQKKLGILDPLQANRPSLLANIDDNKIWVFFTQEAKDQIRCEFRSNGACVRNVALKWNGGGHHRASGAQIHDEKNIPLVIKDCEKEVLNIAEYE encoded by the coding sequence ATGAACAAGATAACAATAACTAAAGAAAAATTAGATTTGTTCAAACAAATTGAAAATAAAATTAAGCAATATGACAATATTGTAATTTATCACCATATTCGCCCTGATGGAGATTGTTTGGGTTCACAATTTGGAATGAAAAATCTTATTTTAGAAAACTTTCCTAACAAAAAAGTTTATGCCATTGGAGATTCAAAAAATTCATATCCATTTTTAGATTTTACAATGGATCATATTGAACTAAAACCTATGCCTTCATCGCTAGCCATTATTGTTGATGCAAATTTCAAAGAAAGATTAGAATCAAGAATCTATCTTGATGAAAAAATTTTTACTGATGTTATTAGAATTGACCACCATCCTAACGATGATGATTTATATGCATCAATTAGATGGATTGAACCAGAAGCACCAGCTGCAGCACAGCAAGTTGCTGAGCTTGCAATGTGTTTAAACTGAAAAATAAATGCTAAAGCAGCAACTTATTTATATTTAGGAATTTATACAGATTCTGTAAGATTAACAACAAATACCACAATTGCTAAAACATTGTCTATTGTTGCTAATTTATGAGAATGCAATGCAAATAAAAATCTAATTCACGATGAACTTGCTAAAAAAACATTAAAAGATATCAAAATTAATGCCTATGTTCAACAAAATATGAAAATCTCAAACCAAGTTGTTTCATTTTATTTTGATCTAGAAAATCAAAAAAAACTAGGTATTTTAGACCCTTTACAAGCTAATAGACCTTCACTTTTAGCAAATATTGATGATAATAAAATTTGAGTATTCTTTACTCAAGAAGCAAAAGATCAAATTAGATGTGAATTTAGATCAAATGGTGCTTGCGTGAGAAATGTTGCTTTAAAATGAAATGGTGGAGGTCACCATAGAGCATCAGGTGCTCAAATTCATGATGAAAAAAATATTCCACTAGTAATTAAAGACTGTGAAAAAGAAGTCTTAAATATAGCAGAATATGAATAA
- a CDS encoding DHH family phosphoesterase, with product MAKNNWKTAFDALEKFDNIFIFHHIRPDGDCLGSQFGLRELLKTNYPNKNVFVFGDAIGNFPFMTWDFDDESKIDKKYYENSLGVVVDANNSNRIQNAEFLLDKRFTKLLRIDHHPVDPDINYDFTWEDNEYVASAEQIGYIAMQAKWKVSDAAARYIYLGINTDSGRFQYDYTQKRTFEVMGYLHSAPHFKVWDINLPLSYRDERKVRFSAYVLLNYKKQGKVLYFHVTKKLQKKFNLSENEANDVNVLANIGDCRVWVFFIDLDNGDIRCRIRSNSVFINKICEKYAPGGGHEMAAGATVHNKHEMKALINDLENEVIKYEQDNNN from the coding sequence ATGGCTAAAAATAATTGAAAAACTGCATTTGACGCATTAGAAAAATTTGATAATATTTTTATTTTTCATCATATCCGTCCCGATGGCGATTGCTTGGGTTCACAATTTGGACTAAGGGAACTATTAAAAACCAACTATCCAAATAAAAATGTTTTTGTATTTGGTGATGCAATTGGTAATTTTCCATTTATGACTTGAGATTTTGATGATGAATCTAAAATCGACAAAAAATATTATGAAAATTCACTAGGTGTTGTTGTTGATGCGAATAATAGTAATAGAATTCAAAATGCAGAATTTTTATTAGACAAAAGATTTACAAAACTTTTAAGAATTGACCATCACCCAGTTGATCCTGATATCAATTACGATTTTACTTGAGAGGATAATGAATATGTTGCTTCTGCTGAACAAATTGGATATATTGCTATGCAAGCAAAATGAAAAGTAAGTGATGCTGCAGCTAGATATATTTATTTAGGAATTAATACTGACTCAGGCAGATTTCAATACGACTATACTCAAAAAAGAACTTTTGAAGTCATGGGTTATTTACATTCAGCACCACATTTTAAAGTTTGAGATATCAATTTACCTTTATCATATCGCGATGAAAGAAAAGTTAGATTTTCTGCTTATGTTTTATTAAACTACAAAAAACAAGGCAAAGTATTATATTTCCATGTAACAAAAAAACTACAAAAAAAATTTAACCTATCTGAAAACGAAGCAAATGATGTTAATGTATTAGCTAACATTGGTGATTGTAGAGTTTGAGTATTTTTTATTGATTTAGATAATGGTGATATTAGATGTAGGATAAGAAGTAATAGTGTCTTTATTAACAAAATTTGTGAAAAATATGCTCCTGGTGGAGGCCATGAAATGGCCGCAGGTGCAACGGTTCACAACAAACATGAAATGAAAGCATTAATTAACGATTTAGAAAATGAGGTTATAAAATATGAACAAGATAACAATAACTAA